From the Mauremys reevesii isolate NIE-2019 unplaced genomic scaffold, ASM1616193v1 Contig43, whole genome shotgun sequence genome, one window contains:
- the LOC120394226 gene encoding killer cell lectin-like receptor subfamily F member 1, with the protein MEDEEGYTVLNLQPKGRGSVVPSSDRIQVSHLVSEKGQTPAAPDCDGAGSRDPSTAECSTCLERFRSQLCHPALPSPAGGSRCKLCPTDWRLDGNKCYWVSRENKIWNESRADCSARGSQLLVIRDREELEFIKDLTQGTSLFWIGLSIPSVEKAWTWVDGSQLDQTQFPVSGPAEGNSCGAVKGNQIHSDTCSSAFQSICQQDAVPL; encoded by the exons ATGGAGGACGAGGAGGGCTACACCGTGCTGAAcctgcagcccaaggggagaggctCAGTGGTCCCGTCCTCGGACAGGATCCAAG TTTCCCACTTGGTGTCCGAGAAGGGACAGACCCCGGCAGCCCCTGATTGCGACGGAGCCGGGAGCAGAGACCCCAGCACAGCAGAATGCAGCACCTGCCTAGAGCGTTTCCGATCCCAACTGTGCCACCCGGCCCTACCCAGCCCAGCAG GGGGTTCCAGATGCAAACTCTGCCCCACGGACTGGCGGCTGGACGGGAACAAGTGCTACTGGGtctccagagaaaataaaatatggaACGAGAGCCGCGCCGACTGCTCAGCGAGGGGCTCTCAGCTGCTGGTGATCCGGGACCGGGAGGAGCTG GAGTTCATAAAGGACCTGACACAAGGCACATCTCTGTTCTGGATTGGACTGTCCATCCCTTCCGTGGAGAAGGCCTGGACCTGGGTGGACGGCTCccagctggatcagaccca GTTCCCGGTGTCAGGCCCGGCTGAGGGGAACAGCTGTGGGGCAGTGAAGGGGAATCAGATTCATTCTGACACCTGCAGCTCTGCATTTCAGTCAATTTGCCAGCAAGATGCCGTCCCGCTCTGA